A window from Citrus sinensis cultivar Valencia sweet orange chromosome 3, DVS_A1.0, whole genome shotgun sequence encodes these proteins:
- the LOC102626153 gene encoding probable membrane-associated kinase regulator 6 isoform X1, with protein METSSPLAIESFSYSWLSNVETLLDGIDEPLRTSLDSSSEAISKELAENFNFDIPTSQSSAALLHADELFSDGLIKPEFVDPSKILDASTSGLITVLPGSSFSSGNVIPVFQGHYRLFSKWRISFKKNFLKCFGYLRPHCHNIGSSWKRSSRVDDIDRREREVKSSSSSPQASPPPSAKYSVGVGDWYDIENSIYEAILHCKRSIEK; from the exons ATGGAAACCTCAAGCCCTTTAGCCATTGAGAGTTTTTCATACAGTTGGTTATCAAATGTAGAAACCCTTTTGGATGGCATTGATGAGCCTCTTAGAACATCTCTTGACAGCTCCTCTGAAGCCATCTCAAAGGAATTGGCTGAGAACTTCAATTTTGACATTCCTACATCTCAATCTTCAGCAGCTCTTCTTCATGCTGATGAGCTTTTTTCTGATGGCCTCATCAAACCCGAATTTGTTGACCCTTCAAAGATATTAGATGCCAGTACTTCAGGTTTGATTACAGTCCTGCCTggttcttcattttcttcaggAAATGTGATTCCAGTCTTTCAGGGCCATTATCGTTTGTTTAGTAAATGGAGAATatcattcaagaaaaattttctgaaatgTTTTGGATATCTCAGACCTCACTGCCATAATATCGGAAGCTCATGGAAAAGGAGTAGTAGGGTTGATGATATTGACAGGAGAGAACGGGAAGTTAAGAGTTCGAGCAGTTCACCACAAGCATCTCCACCACCAAGTGCAAAATATTCAGTGGGTGTGGGTGATTGGTATGATATTGAGAACTCAATTTATGAAGCGATTCTCCATTGCAAAAGATCAATAG AGAAATGA
- the LOC127900859 gene encoding basic endochitinase-like, with protein MLSIEGGAGNYYLSFSEDARQVADYLWNNFLGGQSSSRPLGNAVLDGIDFGIEGGTIAAGENGFIPVADLTSKMLPAIKGSSKYGDVMQWSKYYNDKTGYSFSTKKMCYWSFLLLIFLFHD; from the coding sequence ATGCTTTCAATCGAAGGAGGTGCAGGCAACTACTACCTTAGCTTCTCTGAGGATGCTAGACAAGTTGCAGATTATCTTTGGAACAACTTCTTGGGCGGACAATCATCATCTCGCCCGCTGGGCAATGCTGTTTTGGATGGAATTGATTTTGGTATTGAAGGAGGAACAATTGCTGCAGGTGAAAATGGCTTCATTCCTGTTGCTGACCTTACCTCCAAAATGCTTCCTGCCATCAAGGGTTCTTCCAAGTATGGAGATGTAATGCAGTGGTCTAAGTACTATAATGATAAAACTGGATACAGTTTTTCCACCAAGAAAATGTGTTATTGGAGTTTTCTCCTtctgatatttttatttcatgacTAA
- the LOC102626153 gene encoding probable membrane-associated kinase regulator 6 isoform X2, translating into METSSPLAIESFSYSWLSNVETLLDGIDEPLRTSLDSSSEAISKELAENFNFDIPTSQSSAALLHADELFSDGLIKPEFVDPSKILDASTSDLTAIISEAHGKGVVGLMILTGENGKLRVRAVHHKHLHHQVQNIQWVWVIGMILRTQFMKRFSIAKDQ; encoded by the exons ATGGAAACCTCAAGCCCTTTAGCCATTGAGAGTTTTTCATACAGTTGGTTATCAAATGTAGAAACCCTTTTGGATGGCATTGATGAGCCTCTTAGAACATCTCTTGACAGCTCCTCTGAAGCCATCTCAAAGGAATTGGCTGAGAACTTCAATTTTGACATTCCTACATCTCAATCTTCAGCAGCTCTTCTTCATGCTGATGAGCTTTTTTCTGATGGCCTCATCAAACCCGAATTTGTTGACCCTTCAAAGATATTAGATGCCAGTACTTCAG ACCTCACTGCCATAATATCGGAAGCTCATGGAAAAGGAGTAGTAGGGTTGATGATATTGACAGGAGAGAACGGGAAGTTAAGAGTTCGAGCAGTTCACCACAAGCATCTCCACCACCAAGTGCAAAATATTCAGTGGGTGTGGGTGATTGGTATGATATTGAGAACTCAATTTATGAAGCGATTCTCCATTGCAAAAGATCAATAG
- the LOC127901301 gene encoding hevamine-A-like, with translation MAFRTAISLSFISSLLLMLATGSNAGGIAIYWGQNGNEGTLKETCSTGNYEYVILSFLATFGNGQTPMINLAGHCDPYSNGCTGLSSDIKSCQAKGVKVLLSLGGAAGSYSLTSTQDAKQVATYLWNNFLGGHSSSRPLGPAVLDGIDLDIEGGTSQHWDELARFLAGYSQKGKKVYVTAAPQCPFPDAWIGNALKTGVFDYVWVQFYNNPPCQYSSGNIGNLLNAWKQWTSDIPANKIFLGLPASPAAAGSGFIPTADLISKVLPAIKGSAKYGGVMLWSKYYDDQSGYSSSIKSHV, from the coding sequence ATGGCATTTCGAACAGCTATCTCACTGTCATTTATCTCCTCATTGCTGCTAATGCTAGCAACAGGTTCAAATGCCGGTGGAATTGCGATCTACTGGGGTCAGAATGGCAATGAGGGCACCCTGAAGGAGACTTGTAGTACAGGAAACTACGAATATGTGATATTATCTTTTCTAGCAACTTTTGGCAATGGCCAGACTCCCATGATAAACCTCGCCGGTCATTGTGATCCGTATAGCAATGGCTGCACTGGCTTGAGCTCTGACATTAAGTCATGTCAAGCCAAAGGCGTCAAAGTCTTGCTTTCTCTAGGAGGTGCTGCTGGCAGCTACTCGCTTACCTCCACTCAGGACGCTAAGCAAGTTGCTACTTACCTTTGGAACAACTTCTTGGGCGGACATTCCTCATCTCGTCCACTTGGCCCGGCTGTTTTAGATGGAATTGACTTAGACATTGAAGGAGGAACCAGCCAACACTGGGATGAGCTTGCAAGATTTCTAGCTGGCTACAGccaaaaaggaaagaaggtGTACGTTACTGCAGCACCTCAATGCCCCTTTCCCGACGCTTGGATAGGAAATGCCCTCAAGACTGGTGTTTTTGACTATGTCTGGGTCCAGTTTTACAACAATCCACCTTGTCAATATTCTTCTGGGAATATTGGCAACCTCTTAAATGCCTGGAAACAGTGGACTTCCGATATTCCTgccaacaaaattttcttggGACTACCCGCATCGCCCGCTGCTGCAGGTAGTGGCTTCATTCCAACAGCCGATCTCATCTCGAAGGTGCTCCCAGCCATTAAGGGTTCTGCCAAATATGGAGGTGTGATGCTCTGGTCGAAGTATTATGATGATCAAAGTGGATATAGTTCTTCCATCAAGAGCCATGTCTGA